A portion of the Mus pahari chromosome 17, PAHARI_EIJ_v1.1, whole genome shotgun sequence genome contains these proteins:
- the Wnt1 gene encoding proto-oncogene Wnt-1, whose translation MGFWALLPSWFSATLLLALTALPAALAANSSGRWWGIVNIASSTNLLTDSKSLQLVLEPSLQLLSRKQRRLIRQNPGILHSVSGGLQSAVRECKWQFRNRRWNCPTAPGPHLFGKIVNRGCRETAFIFAITSAGVTHSVARSCSEGSIESCTCDYRRRGPGGPDWHWGGCSDNIDFGRLFGREFVDSGEKGRDLRFLMNLHNNEAGRTTVFSEMRQECKCHGMSGSCTVRTCWMRLPTLRAVGDVLRDRFDGASRVLYGNRGSNRASRAELLRLEPEDPAHKPPSPHDLVYFEKSPNFCTYSGRLGTAGTAGRACNSSSPALDGCELLCCGRGHRTRTQRVTERCNCTFHWCCHVSCRNCTHTRVLHECL comes from the exons GGGCATCGTGAACATTGCCTCCTCCACGAACCTGCTGACGGATTCCAAGAGTCTGCAGCTGGTGCTCGAGCCcagtctgcagctgctgagccGCAAGCAGCGGCGACTGATCCGACAGAACCCGGGGATCCTGCACAGCGTGAGTGGAGGGCTGCAGAGCGCCGTGCGAGAGTGCAAGTGGCAATTCCGAAACCGCCGCTGGAACTGCCCCACTGCTCCCGGGCCCCACCTCTTCGGCAAGATCGTTAACCGAG GCTGCCGAGAAACAGCGTTCATCTTCGCAATCACCTCCGCTGGGGTCACACATTCGGTGGCGCGCTCCTGCTCCGAAGGCTCCATCGAGTCGTGCACCTGCGACTACCGGAGGCGTGGCCCTGGGGGCCCCGACTGGCACTGGGGGGGCTGCAGCGACAACATCGATTTCGGTCGCCTCTTCGGCCGAGAGTTCGTGGACTCTGGGGAGAAGGGGCGGGACCTACGCTTCCTCATGAACCTTCACAACAACGAGGCAGGGCGCACG ACCGTGTTCTCTGAGATGCGCCAAGAGTGCAAATGCCATGGGATGTCCGGCTCCTGCACGGTGCGCACGTGTTGGATGCGGCTGCCCACGCTGCGCGCTGTGGGCGACGTGCTGCGCGACCGCTTCGACGGCGCCTCCCGCGTCCTTTACGGCAACCGAGGAAGCAACCGCGCCTCGCGGGCGGAGCTGCTGCGCCTGGAGCCCGAAGACCCTGCGcacaagcctccctcccctcatgACCTCGTCTACTTCGAGAAATCGCCCAACTTCTGCACGTACAGTGGCCGCCTGGGCACAGCTGGCACAGCTGGGCGAGCTTGCAACAGCTCGTCTCCCGCGCTGGACGGCTGCGAGCTGCTGTGCTGTGGCCGAGGCCACCGCACGCGCACGCAGCGCGTCACGGAGCGCTGCAACTGCACCTTCCACTGGTGCTGCCACGTCAGCTGCCGCAACTGCACGCACACGCGCGTACTGCACGAGTGTCTATGA
- the Prkag1 gene encoding 5'-AMP-activated protein kinase subunit gamma-1, giving the protein MESVAAESSPALENEHFQETPESNNSVYTSFMKSHRCYDLIPTSSKLVVFDTSLQVKKAFFALVTNGVRAAPLWDSKKQSFVGMLTITDFINILHRYYKSALVQIYELEEHKIETWREVYLQDSFKPLVCISPNASLFDAVSSLIRNKIHRLPVIDPESGNTLYILTHKRILKFLKLFITEFPKPEFMSKSLRELQIGTYANIAMVRTTTPVYVALGIFVQHRVSALPVVDEKGRVVDIYSKFDVINLAAEKTYNNLDVSVTKALQHRSHYFEGVLKCYLHETLETIINRLVEAEVHRLVVVDEHDVVKGIVSLSDILQALVLTGGEKKP; this is encoded by the exons ATGGAGTCG GTTGCTGCAGAGAGCTCCCCAGCTCTAgagaatgaacattttcaag AGACCCCGGAATCAAACAATAGTGTGTACACCTCCTTCATGAAGTCTCATCGCTGCTATGACCTGATTCCCACAAGCTCCAAGTTGGTGGTGTTCGACACTTCGCTGCAG GTAAAGAAAGCCTTTTTTGCCCTGGTGACCAACGGTGTTCGAGCTGCCCCTTTGTGGGACAGTAAGAAGCAGAGTTTTGTGG GCATGCTGACCATCACCGACTTCATCAACATTCTGCACCGATACTATAAGTCAGCCCTG GTGCAGATCTATGAACTGGAGGAGCACAAGATAGAGACCTGGAGAG AGGTGTACCTGCAGGACTCCTTTAAGCCACTTGTCTGCATTTCTCCAAATGCCAG CTTGTTTGATGCTGTCTCTTCATTAATCCGAAATAAGATTCACAGGCTTCCAGTTATCGACCCAGAGTCCGGCAACACCTTGTACATCCTTACTCACAAGCGGATCCTCAAGTTTCTCAAGTTGTTT ATCACAGAGTTCCCCAAGCCGGAATTCATGTCCAAATCTCTGCGAGAGCTGCAAATTGGCACCTATGCCAACATTGCCATGGTCCGTACGACCACGCCTGTCTACGTGGCTCTGGGCATCTTTGTACAGCACCGAGTCTCCGCCTTGCCTGTGGTGGATGAGAAAG ggCGTGTGGTGGACATCTACTCCAAGTTTGATGTGATC AATTTGGCAGCGGAAAAGACCTACAACAACCTAGATGTGTCTGTGACGAAAGCCCTACAGCATCGGTCACACTACTTTGAGGGTGTTCTCAAATGCTACCTGCATGAGACTCTGGAAACCATCATCAATAGGCtggtggaggcagag GTTCACCGTCTGGTGGTGGTGGATGAGCATGACGTGGTCAAGGGCATCGTTTCGCTGTCTGACATCTTACAGGCTCTGGTGCTCACGGGTGGAGAGAAGAAGCCCTGA
- the Ddn gene encoding dendrin gives MLDGPLFSEGPDSPRELQDEESSSCLWVQKSKLLVIEVKTISCHYSRRAPSRQSMDIQASYWARGPQSRTCRLRPGSPEPPPRRPWASRVLQEATNWRAGPPAEVRAREQEKRKAASQEREAKETERKRRKAGGARRSPLGQLRPEPRNALRAAQPTGFPVFSRPERFGQVGRLPRPSVLPQSDPGVAWAGPWGGRRPGPPSYEAHLLLRGAAGTAPRRRWDRPPPYVAPPSYEGPHRTLGTKRGPELSRAPTSSAPVQATTRTEGGRTKKRLDPRIYRDVLGAWGLRQGRGLLGGAPGCAAARARPESCKGAIEKSSGLAAAGLNNAGDSHSLGKTTASPGTDAALSGSAISSPPRPVPRSRQHLWGSRKGKEGSEQTWLPTCWLASPKKPPVRYSQTLPRPWAPGGTGWKESLGQREGAEHETLEVWKVTRRAHTLPRISRGPTGREGIFVIDATCVVIKSQYVPTPPTQQGQLVPSGESCSVSDSLRQPKPCHEEEGEGAAANPSVCQKRLLSSRVLNQPSEGRECEAKVGQQGDSSLEERSSSGLGFLVGEVNPRDAPKQPGSPEHPTLSPAAPGCAGSLKGSEAAGVPRRAGGGWARTPGPYAGALREAVSRIRRHTAPDSDSDEAEDLSVHSGSSDGSDTDAPGASWRNERTLPALGNTRPREGGKTPGLSDSIQEIVDVISQTEEGLVQEDTRKTPQGNRERE, from the exons atgcTGGATGGCCCGTTATTCTCCGAGGGGCCCGACAGCCCCCGGGAGCTCCAGGATGAGGAGTCCAGCAGCTGCCTCTGGGTGCAGAAGTCCAAGCTGTTGGTGATTGAAGTGAAGACTATTTCCTGTCATTATAGTCGTCGCGCTCCTTCTCGACAGTCCATGGACATCCAGGCCAGCTACTGGGCCCGTGGGCCCCAGAGCCGCAC GTGTAGGCTGCGCCCGGGATCCCCTGAGCCGCCACCCCGCCGACCCTGGGCCTCCAGGGTGCTGCAGGAGGCGACCAACTGGCGGGCGGGGCCCCCCGCCGAGGTCCGAGCCCgggaacaagagaaaagaaaggcggCGTCGCAGGAGCGGGAGGCCAAGGAGACCGAGAGAAAAAGGCGCAAGGCTGGCGGGGCCCGACGGAGTCCCCTAGGTCAGCTCCGCCCAGAGCCCCGGAACGCCCTTCGGGCGGCCCAACCTACAGGGTTTCCAGTTTTCTCCAGACCAGAGCGCTTCGGGCAGGTGGGGCGACTGCCCCGACCATCCGTGCTCCCGCAGAGTGACCCAGGGGTTGCATGGGCGGGGCCATGGGGAGGCAGAAGGCCAGGGCCCCCTAGCTACGAGGCTCACCTGCTGTTGAGAGGCGCTGCAGGCACAGCCCCAAGGCGCCGCTGGGACCGGCCGCCACCCTATGTGGCTCCACCTTCTTATGAAGGTCCCCACAGGACCCTGGGGACTAAGCGAGGCCCGGAGCTCTCCCGGGCGCCCACCTCATCAGCCCCAGTTCAAGCCACCACCAGGACAGAGGGAGGGCGCACGAAGAAGAGGCTGGATCCTCGAATCTACCGGGATGTTCTAGGAGCTTGGGGTCTCAGACAGGGACGGGGACTCTTAGGAGGAGCTCCAGGCTGTGCAGCAGCCAGAGCTAGGCCAGAGTCTTGCAAAGGGGCCATAGAGAAAAGCTCAGGCCTAGCTGCTGCTGGCCTGAACAATGCTGGTGACAGTCATTCCCTAGGCAAAACGACTGCCAGTCCAGGCACGGACGCAGCTCTCTCTGGGTCGGCGATCAGCAGCCCACCTCGTCCTGTTCCCAGGTCCAGGCAGCACCTCTGGGGgtcaaggaaagggaaagaaggaagtgagCAGACATGGCTTCCCACGTGTTGGCTTGCCTCCCCTAAAAAGCCTCCAGTTAGGTACAGCCAGACTCTCCCTAGACCCTGGGCTCCTGGAGGCACCGGGTGGAAAGAGTCCCTGGGTCAAAGAGAGGGGGCAGAACACGAGACCCTGGAAGTTTGGAAGGTGACCCGCCGTGCCCACACCCTGCCCCGCATTTCCCGAGGTCCCACTGGTAGAGAGGGCATCTTTGTCATTGACGCCACATGCGTGGTGATAAAGTCCCAGTACGTTCCGACCCCTCCAACCCAGCAGGGTCAACTCGTGCCCTCTGGGGAGTCGTGCAGTGTGAGCGACAGCCTCAGGCAACCCAAGCCCTGTCACGAGGAGGAGGGCGAGGGGGCCGCTGCCAACCCTTCAGTTTGCCAAAAGCGACTGTTGAGCAGTCGAGTCTTAAACCAACCGAGCGAGGGTCGCGAGTGCGAGGCTAAGGTCGGACAGCAGGGGGATTCTTCTTTGGAGGAGCGCTCCTCCAGCGGTTTGGGGTTCCTTGTCGGCGAAGTGAACCCGCGAGACGCCCCCAAGCAGCCAGGTAGCCCAGAGCACCCGACCTTAAGCCCAGCGGCTCCGGGATGCGCGGGCAGCTTGAAGGGCTCAGAAGCGGCTGGGGTCCCGCGGCGCGCGGGCGGGGGCTGGGCGCGGACTCCAGGGCCCTACGCCGGTGCGTTGCGGGAAGCCGTGTCCCGAATCCGCCGCCACACCGCCCCAGATTCGGACTCAGACGAAGCCGAGGATCTCAGCGTCCATAGTGGCTCTTCTGATGGAAGCGACACAGACGCCCCAGGCGCCTCCTGGCGGAATGAGAGGACCCTGCCTGCGCTTGGGAACACCCGGCCCAGGGAAGGCGGGAAGACACCAGGGCTGAGCGACAGTATCCAGGAGATTGTAGATGTCATCAGTCAAACCGAGGAAGGCCTCGTCcaggaggacaccaggaaaacgCCACAGGGAAATAGAGAGAGGGAGTGA